A window of Mucilaginibacter paludis DSM 18603 contains these coding sequences:
- a CDS encoding SusC/RagA family TonB-linked outer membrane protein: MYKIYTKPFGVPNPHVRKLLLIMRLIPLIILAAIMQVSASTYAQRITLNEKNAPLEKVFKEIRKQSGYDFIFDRKLLLKASPVNITVNNAPLEDVLKSCFTDQPLTYELEEKTVVVKEREATIVEKIKRFFTNITVTGTVKDEDGKLLTGVTVTVKGTGKRAVTNMVGSFILPDVPKDAVLIFTTIGKEPVEVKVNGKTSVTVTLKTKIMQLGEVTVNTGYQILQRSDMVGAASYLNAKDLNLNGLNTLEQALQGKLAGVVVTNTSGLTGTRQKTRVRGTSTLSGTQEPIWVVDGIIQEDPLPFKTQVLNSLGSVTQDNFDYIKNFVGNSINWLNPNDIEDITVLKDASATAIYGVRAANGVIVITTKKGKAGPIAISYSTNISTTEKVTYDKLNMMNSKERVSVSREIYDRGLIASSVVNNNIGYAGALNDYLYNKTITSDQFNTRVAALESQNTNWFDILFRAPISTNHNLSVSGGSNNTSYYSSIGYNQSNGTAIGNDSKGYTANLRVNSQVSKKFTFGTRLSASNKTTNGFYQVDPYGYASTINRVLPAYNSDGSNYFYTGLRNYKYNVLNELANTGNSNKVQSANVAIDANYEIIPGLKVQSLYSYNAITTRGESYATEQSEYVAATLRFWDYGTVKSVDAAYKNSKLPVGGEFNQMVTTSNSWNWRNSLSYSKVLKQKHVFTVLFGQEFNSVRYTGFSSTNYGYLRDRGRSFAALPTTYTSANTVNPLLSVQPTITDNLTNTMGMYLTGSYSYDNRYVANISVRTDRSNRFGQFTNESFNPVYAGGLRWNIANEKWFDRTSWLSALSLRSSFGFQRNISTNVSPDLIVKVPTTPASSVVDAFTGDNLLTISSLPYGDLRWEKNLSVNLGLDFSLFQNKVQGSVEYYTKRGRDLITSLNIPIEYGVNSMLVNGGSMDNTGYEVTANFVPVRTKNFTWSVTANTSKNSNTITKVGTQLATWRTAVSGGLNKVGDPVSGFYAFKFTGVDATNGRPKIDLSYAAGADVAKDPTAYMQYVGKMDPDFTSGLGMNFRYKMLTLSSSFYLQLGGKKFLAPLYTLTSNLPTEYQNLSRNILDRWTPTNTSSNIPGLPDKSIPSVLLPNGTYVDLYDMYNNSTDRIVSASSLRCNNLSLSYALSPSLTQRLRCKSINAGFGVSNPFSINSSKFNGVDPEVATGGQPRTRSYTLNLAISL, translated from the coding sequence ATGTATAAAATTTATACCAAACCCTTTGGTGTGCCTAATCCGCACGTCCGTAAATTACTGCTCATTATGCGATTGATCCCCCTAATCATTTTAGCAGCTATTATGCAAGTAAGCGCATCCACCTACGCGCAGCGCATCACCCTAAACGAAAAAAATGCCCCCTTAGAAAAGGTGTTCAAGGAGATCCGCAAGCAAAGCGGGTACGATTTTATTTTCGACCGTAAGTTATTATTAAAAGCAAGCCCGGTAAATATCACCGTAAACAATGCGCCCTTAGAGGATGTATTGAAAAGCTGTTTTACCGACCAGCCCTTAACTTACGAACTCGAAGAAAAAACGGTTGTAGTTAAAGAAAGGGAGGCTACCATAGTAGAAAAGATAAAGCGTTTTTTTACCAATATTACCGTTACCGGTACTGTAAAAGATGAAGACGGCAAATTGCTTACAGGTGTTACAGTAACCGTAAAAGGAACCGGTAAACGGGCCGTTACCAATATGGTTGGGAGTTTTATTTTGCCTGATGTACCTAAAGATGCCGTATTGATATTTACCACTATTGGTAAAGAACCGGTTGAAGTTAAAGTAAACGGAAAAACATCGGTTACGGTAACCCTTAAAACAAAAATAATGCAGTTAGGGGAGGTTACCGTAAATACCGGTTACCAGATATTGCAAAGAAGCGATATGGTGGGGGCTGCCAGTTATCTTAACGCTAAGGATCTTAACCTTAATGGTTTGAATACGCTCGAGCAGGCATTGCAAGGTAAATTGGCCGGGGTTGTGGTAACAAATACAAGCGGTTTAACCGGAACCCGCCAAAAAACAAGAGTACGCGGCACATCAACCCTGAGCGGTACCCAAGAACCTATCTGGGTGGTTGATGGTATCATCCAGGAAGATCCGCTGCCGTTTAAAACCCAGGTATTAAACTCGTTAGGGAGCGTCACCCAAGATAATTTCGATTATATTAAAAACTTTGTAGGTAACTCCATCAACTGGCTAAACCCCAATGATATTGAAGATATTACCGTATTGAAAGATGCCTCTGCTACAGCCATATATGGCGTTAGGGCGGCCAATGGGGTTATTGTAATTACCACAAAAAAAGGCAAAGCCGGGCCAATAGCCATCAGCTACTCAACCAACATCAGCACCACCGAAAAGGTTACTTATGATAAGCTGAACATGATGAACTCGAAAGAGCGTGTTTCCGTATCGCGCGAGATATACGACAGGGGCCTGATAGCGAGCAGCGTTGTAAACAATAATATAGGCTATGCCGGCGCATTGAATGATTACCTCTATAACAAAACCATAACTTCCGACCAGTTTAACACCCGCGTAGCCGCGCTCGAATCGCAAAACACCAATTGGTTTGATATCCTTTTTAGGGCGCCTATCAGCACCAATCATAATTTAAGTGTATCGGGTGGCAGTAATAACACCTCGTATTATTCTTCCATCGGCTACAACCAATCAAACGGAACCGCCATAGGTAACGATAGTAAAGGCTATACGGCTAACCTGAGGGTTAACTCGCAGGTATCTAAAAAATTTACTTTCGGAACCCGTCTTTCGGCGTCAAATAAAACAACCAACGGCTTTTACCAGGTTGACCCTTATGGTTACGCCAGTACCATTAACAGGGTATTGCCTGCGTATAACAGCGATGGTTCTAACTATTTTTATACCGGCTTAAGAAACTATAAATACAATGTGCTCAACGAGCTCGCCAATACCGGCAACTCCAACAAGGTACAATCGGCAAATGTAGCCATTGACGCCAATTACGAAATTATTCCGGGGCTTAAGGTTCAAAGTTTATACAGCTACAACGCCATTACAACACGGGGCGAATCCTACGCTACCGAGCAATCAGAATATGTTGCGGCAACCCTGCGTTTTTGGGATTACGGCACAGTAAAATCAGTCGATGCGGCATACAAAAACAGCAAGTTGCCTGTAGGCGGCGAGTTTAACCAGATGGTAACCACAAGCAACTCGTGGAACTGGCGCAATAGCTTATCGTACAGCAAGGTGCTTAAACAAAAGCACGTGTTTACCGTACTTTTTGGGCAGGAGTTTAACAGCGTGCGCTATACCGGCTTTTCATCTACCAATTACGGTTACCTGCGAGACAGAGGCCGTTCTTTTGCGGCCTTACCTACAACCTACACTTCCGCCAATACGGTTAACCCCTTGCTGAGCGTACAGCCAACTATAACAGATAACCTAACCAATACGATGGGCATGTATTTAACCGGAAGTTACAGTTATGATAACCGGTATGTAGCCAATATCAGCGTGCGTACAGACCGGTCGAACCGTTTCGGCCAGTTCACCAACGAATCGTTCAACCCGGTTTATGCAGGTGGTCTGAGGTGGAATATAGCCAACGAAAAATGGTTTGACCGTACCAGCTGGTTATCCGCCCTCAGCCTGAGGAGTTCGTTCGGTTTCCAGCGGAATATATCAACCAATGTAAGCCCCGACCTGATCGTTAAAGTGCCAACCACGCCGGCATCAAGTGTTGTGGATGCGTTTACTGGCGATAATTTATTAACCATAAGCTCTTTACCTTACGGTGATTTGCGCTGGGAAAAAAACCTGTCGGTAAATTTAGGCTTGGATTTCAGCCTGTTCCAGAACAAGGTACAGGGATCGGTGGAGTACTATACCAAAAGGGGGCGCGATCTGATCACCAGTTTAAATATACCTATAGAGTACGGCGTTAACTCCATGCTGGTTAACGGTGGCTCAATGGATAATACAGGCTACGAGGTTACTGCTAACTTTGTGCCGGTACGCACCAAAAACTTTACCTGGTCGGTTACGGCTAACACGTCTAAAAACAGCAATACCATTACCAAGGTGGGTACTCAACTGGCTACCTGGCGCACAGCCGTATCGGGCGGCCTTAATAAAGTAGGCGACCCGGTTTCCGGCTTTTACGCCTTTAAATTTACCGGGGTTGATGCCACCAACGGCCGGCCTAAAATTGATCTGAGTTATGCCGCCGGTGCCGATGTGGCTAAGGATCCTACTGCCTATATGCAGTATGTTGGTAAAATGGATCCCGATTTTACATCAGGCCTGGGCATGAACTTCCGTTATAAAATGCTCACCCTGAGCTCAAGCTTCTACCTGCAGTTAGGAGGTAAAAAATTCTTGGCGCCACTGTACACCCTTACCTCCAACCTGCCTACCGAGTATCAAAATTTATCCAGAAATATTCTGGACAGATGGACGCCAACCAATACCAGTTCAAATATCCCGGGCTTACCGGATAAGTCTATCCCATCGGTATTATTACCTAACGGTACCTATGTTGACCTGTATGATATGTACAACAACAGTACCGACAGGATTGTGAGCGCCTCCAGCCTTCGTTGCAATAATTTAAGCTTAAGTTACGCTCTGAGCCCAAGCCTTACCCAAAGGCTGCGGTGTAAAAGCATCAATGCCGGGTTTGGCGTAAGTAATCCCTTCTCTATTAACAGCAGCAAATTTAACGGGGTTGACCCCGAAGTAGCTACCGGCGGGCAGCCACGTACCAGATCATACACACTTAATTTAGCCATCAGTCTTTAA
- a CDS encoding RagB/SusD family nutrient uptake outer membrane protein, translated as MKKLTIYGLLLLCLVLGSCKKFLDEYSQDEIKPTTTTDLISLMYSDAYPYQTPTENFDLLTDDIQCNGLSKTTAGDQVSTYVTPLQNGTAMFKFDPTMFDVTSTIPSGADVYTTYYSKIKGCNVVMDQLPNVSGSDQDKNAIMGQCLFLRAFYYLKLVTIYAQPYNGSGVDASTSLGVPLVISSQVRDGSLTRNTLKEVYDQIETDLLKALDLLKANYTPTTTFRVGSTAAYCLLSRFYVYRGLDTDWDKAINYATLGLQQNSNLTSFNTFVSATNAIVNTGIYSSTNPETIWVYGSNPNSDVRYFPTVTSTYIPPYTVSASLSTLYTQNSTTSNYGDLRYRVYFNSFTGIGPYTTAKSVTNATYGSKGLRVAELYLNRAEAYARRLAKNGAAADGVQALADLNTLRATRFDTRSAAYTPVAITDATALFKFYQDERRRELCLEDGHRWVDIKRFGLAVTHVYTGADGLTATFTLAAGSKLYALPIPYTAINNNPGLVQNPR; from the coding sequence ATGAAAAAACTTACTATATATGGCCTGTTATTACTTTGCTTGGTGCTGGGCTCATGCAAAAAGTTTCTGGATGAATACAGCCAGGATGAGATCAAGCCCACCACCACAACCGACCTGATATCATTGATGTACAGCGATGCCTATCCATATCAAACCCCTACCGAAAATTTCGACCTGCTAACAGACGATATTCAGTGCAACGGCTTGTCTAAAACCACCGCCGGCGACCAGGTATCCACTTATGTAACCCCTCTGCAAAATGGGACGGCCATGTTTAAGTTTGACCCTACCATGTTTGATGTTACCAGCACTATACCCTCCGGCGCCGATGTTTATACCACTTATTACAGCAAAATTAAAGGTTGCAACGTAGTGATGGACCAATTGCCTAACGTATCGGGCAGCGATCAGGATAAGAATGCCATTATGGGGCAATGCTTGTTTTTACGGGCATTTTATTACCTTAAGCTGGTAACAATTTATGCGCAACCCTACAACGGTTCGGGTGTTGATGCTTCAACCAGCCTGGGCGTGCCGCTGGTAATATCGAGCCAGGTACGCGATGGTAGCCTAACCCGGAATACGCTTAAAGAAGTTTACGACCAGATTGAAACAGACTTGCTCAAGGCCCTGGATTTGCTCAAAGCAAATTATACCCCTACCACTACATTTCGTGTTGGCAGTACCGCTGCTTATTGTTTATTATCAAGGTTTTATGTGTATCGCGGCTTAGATACCGATTGGGATAAAGCCATCAACTATGCAACACTGGGGCTTCAGCAAAATTCAAATTTAACCAGCTTCAATACCTTTGTAAGCGCTACTAATGCCATTGTAAATACAGGCATTTACAGCTCTACCAACCCCGAAACAATATGGGTTTATGGCAGCAATCCCAATAGCGATGTCCGGTATTTTCCAACGGTTACCAGCACCTATATCCCGCCATATACCGTATCGGCTTCGTTGAGTACACTATATACACAAAACAGTACCACCAGTAACTACGGCGATCTGCGTTATCGAGTTTACTTTAATAGCTTTACAGGCATCGGTCCCTATACCACGGCCAAATCGGTCACAAACGCCACTTACGGTAGCAAAGGGCTGCGTGTAGCCGAACTTTATTTAAACCGAGCCGAAGCATACGCCAGGCGTTTAGCTAAAAATGGCGCCGCTGCTGATGGCGTACAGGCACTGGCTGATTTAAATACCCTGCGGGCAACCCGTTTTGATACACGCTCGGCCGCTTACACTCCCGTTGCTATTACCGATGCTACTGCTTTGTTTAAATTTTACCAGGACGAACGCCGCCGCGAGCTTTGCCTTGAAGACGGCCACCGCTGGGTTGATATTAAACGTTTTGGCCTGGCTGTTACCCATGTTTACACCGGTGCAGATGGCTTAACGGCTACTTTTACACTGGCGGCGGGTAGCAAGCTTTACGCTTTGCCCATCCCTTACACGGCTATTAATAACAACCCGGGTTTGGTGCAAAACCCACGATAA
- a CDS encoding zinc-binding metallopeptidase, whose translation MKIFKLTLVMLFAVAIMVSCKKSDGTLSPSGLSEAYVIPQGTHTYDATIVGYLQSYNTNILYNFTDRDAYWTPTAWTKPTGPSSIGYWTPGVELSVADQNYVGAQLDLIKKKWFNFYSDKFLKKFLPSKILLCSKLDSVINTLFFTPTVGYTKSVKSVAAYYSYDNITVNYGSAAVTTMTKNDSMGFVAKANLIFIQSMIARGVVTPTTEFINSADYATTMTSTTQSYGKGIIVGYSSPSATADWNAYITAMVSYSEPNLNASVAITNTTAAGILNATKDVNGQIRKRYNIVRNYYINEYQVDLQKIGNAAKGL comes from the coding sequence ATGAAAATATTCAAATTAACTTTGGTAATGCTTTTTGCGGTTGCGATAATGGTTTCCTGTAAAAAGAGCGACGGTACTTTATCCCCCTCGGGCCTCAGCGAAGCTTACGTTATCCCGCAGGGCACTCATACTTACGATGCTACCATTGTAGGCTACCTGCAAAGCTATAATACCAACATACTTTATAATTTTACCGATAGGGATGCTTACTGGACCCCCACCGCCTGGACCAAGCCAACCGGCCCATCGTCCATAGGATACTGGACACCTGGGGTTGAGCTTAGCGTTGCCGATCAAAATTATGTTGGTGCCCAGCTTGACCTGATTAAAAAGAAGTGGTTTAATTTTTACTCCGACAAGTTTCTTAAAAAGTTTCTTCCTTCGAAAATATTGCTTTGCAGCAAGCTCGACTCGGTTATAAATACGCTTTTTTTTACACCTACAGTAGGTTACACCAAATCGGTAAAATCAGTAGCGGCATATTACAGTTATGATAACATTACCGTTAACTACGGCAGCGCCGCGGTAACCACCATGACTAAGAACGACTCGATGGGCTTTGTGGCTAAGGCAAACCTGATCTTTATTCAAAGTATGATAGCCAGAGGCGTGGTTACACCCACTACCGAATTTATTAATTCGGCAGATTATGCCACCACCATGACCAGCACTACACAATCTTATGGCAAGGGCATCATTGTAGGTTATAGCTCTCCCTCGGCCACCGCCGATTGGAATGCTTATATAACCGCCATGGTAAGCTACTCTGAACCCAACCTGAACGCATCTGTAGCTATAACCAACACCACTGCTGCTGGTATATTAAACGCCACTAAAGATGTAAACGGGCAAATCCGGAAAAGGTATAACATCGTAAGGAACTATTATATCAACGAGTACCAGGTAGATCTGCAAAAAATAGGCAATGCGGCAAAAGGGCTGTAA
- a CDS encoding zinc-dependent metalloprotease, with translation MKITAKLLCGLLLTVPVFCARAQSDKPVPSVNTFVKPGAKQYKGMFNIYVQDDKYLMEIPNRLLGRDILTTVSIIEGSAQRKRDPAMRFGYAGDAVGDQVISFRKSRFAKMELVVPEFVKATDTTNIYIKSLRLSLSPSLLAFDIVAASDTSSMIDITKLFAGDNELFSLKGAKDELKLGAYEAEKSKITGVSCFANNIVFRSIKSYAEGAPLAEPPREANRPPSAKKPQTYPTQWLVGSSWCLLPEQPMTPRYADRRVGYFLTGINNYDKDPQKVEMVAMANRWRMEPKPADVEKYLKGELVEPQKPIVFYIDRNTPAYLIPYFIKGVNAWQSAFEKIGFKNAIIGKLAPTQAEDPGFSMEDSRYSYISYKPSEMANAYGPQVVDPRSGEILSSHVAVFHNIMELLERWYFSMCAATDPRARQFPFDHDLMGSLLKNVITHEVGHTLGLRHDFAGSASYPVDSIRNKKFVQKNGFGPSVMDYMRFNYAAQPQDQMSAEELLPHIGVYDDFAIDWGYRYRPQFTDPFREKQFLQDWVSQKRKDPRFFYYDESDFNDPRVQAEDVGDDDMKANRLGVNNLKITMANLEKWTAGDDDRHTLLRSMYRAVEGRYYTYLKHALKSVGGGFSNYNLRGENSYGYKPVSYAQQKEAMAYLKDFMFTEPKWLYAAGIKDKTHFNFSTDVEESYSDLFGRLVSKYPQMVKNQTLVGDTTYCVHEFLTDLQQATFGKIMDGKPISEYDRMLQRTFMNKILMHVDNKNNLAGNVSIEMINLLNLTASQAKAAAAINHDLISKSHLIAIVHMIDVWRTGKKDSFLTNLPVDKTTR, from the coding sequence ATGAAGATTACAGCCAAATTATTATGTGGCCTGCTTTTAACTGTGCCTGTTTTTTGTGCCCGTGCACAAAGCGATAAACCGGTACCATCCGTAAATACCTTTGTTAAGCCCGGCGCAAAGCAATACAAGGGAATGTTTAATATTTATGTTCAGGACGATAAATATTTAATGGAAATCCCTAACAGGTTGCTGGGCCGCGATATCCTGACAACGGTCAGCATTATCGAAGGATCAGCACAGCGCAAGCGAGATCCTGCCATGCGTTTTGGCTATGCCGGCGATGCCGTGGGCGATCAGGTGATCTCGTTCCGTAAAAGCCGTTTCGCTAAGATGGAACTTGTAGTACCCGAGTTTGTAAAAGCTACCGATACTACTAATATCTACATCAAATCCTTGCGGTTAAGTTTATCGCCAAGCTTGCTGGCATTTGATATTGTTGCCGCCAGCGATACCTCATCCATGATAGATATCACCAAATTATTTGCGGGCGATAACGAATTATTCTCGTTAAAAGGCGCAAAGGATGAGCTTAAGCTCGGCGCCTACGAAGCCGAGAAATCTAAAATTACGGGCGTAAGCTGTTTTGCCAATAATATTGTTTTCCGTTCAATAAAAAGCTATGCCGAGGGGGCGCCGCTCGCCGAGCCTCCGCGCGAAGCCAACAGGCCGCCCTCGGCTAAAAAGCCGCAAACCTATCCTACGCAATGGCTGGTGGGCTCGTCGTGGTGCCTGTTGCCCGAGCAGCCAATGACACCGCGCTACGCCGACAGAAGGGTTGGCTATTTTTTAACCGGCATAAACAATTACGATAAAGACCCTCAAAAGGTTGAAATGGTGGCCATGGCCAACCGTTGGCGCATGGAACCCAAACCAGCCGATGTGGAGAAGTATTTAAAAGGTGAGCTGGTTGAGCCTCAAAAACCCATTGTGTTTTATATTGACCGCAATACGCCGGCGTATTTAATACCTTATTTTATTAAAGGGGTAAATGCCTGGCAATCGGCTTTCGAGAAAATAGGCTTTAAAAATGCCATCATAGGCAAGCTTGCGCCAACGCAGGCCGAAGATCCGGGCTTCAGTATGGAAGATTCGCGGTATTCCTATATCTCCTACAAACCCTCCGAAATGGCCAACGCTTATGGCCCTCAGGTGGTAGATCCCCGTTCGGGCGAAATCCTGTCCTCCCACGTTGCCGTTTTTCATAATATTATGGAGTTGCTGGAGCGCTGGTATTTTTCCATGTGTGCCGCTACAGACCCACGGGCGCGGCAATTTCCGTTTGACCACGACCTGATGGGCAGCTTGCTGAAAAACGTAATTACACACGAGGTAGGGCATACCCTGGGCCTGAGGCATGATTTTGCCGGCAGCGCCTCATACCCTGTTGATAGCATCCGCAACAAAAAGTTTGTACAAAAAAATGGTTTTGGCCCATCAGTAATGGATTATATGCGCTTTAACTATGCGGCGCAGCCTCAAGACCAGATGAGTGCTGAAGAATTGCTGCCGCATATTGGTGTTTATGATGATTTTGCTATTGACTGGGGATACCGCTACCGCCCGCAATTTACCGACCCGTTTAGAGAGAAACAGTTTTTGCAGGATTGGGTATCGCAAAAAAGAAAAGACCCCAGGTTTTTTTATTACGATGAAAGTGATTTTAACGACCCGCGCGTACAGGCGGAAGATGTTGGCGATGACGACATGAAGGCAAACCGCCTGGGCGTAAACAACCTCAAAATCACGATGGCCAATCTGGAAAAATGGACCGCCGGAGATGATGACCGCCATACGCTGCTACGATCAATGTACCGGGCAGTTGAGGGGCGCTACTATACCTACCTCAAGCATGCGTTAAAAAGTGTAGGCGGCGGGTTTAGCAATTATAATTTAAGGGGCGAAAATAGCTATGGCTACAAGCCGGTGAGCTATGCACAGCAAAAGGAAGCGATGGCGTATTTGAAAGACTTTATGTTTACCGAGCCCAAATGGCTGTACGCAGCTGGAATAAAAGATAAAACACATTTCAATTTCAGTACCGATGTTGAGGAATCATACAGCGACCTTTTTGGCAGGCTGGTATCAAAATATCCGCAAATGGTAAAAAACCAAACGCTGGTCGGCGATACCACCTATTGCGTTCACGAGTTTCTGACGGATCTGCAGCAGGCTACTTTCGGTAAAATAATGGACGGCAAACCCATATCCGAGTACGACCGTATGCTGCAACGTACATTCATGAATAAAATATTGATGCACGTAGATAATAAGAACAACCTTGCAGGCAATGTAAGCATCGAAATGATCAACCTTTTGAACCTTACCGCCAGCCAGGCAAAAGCGGCGGCGGCAATTAATCACGACCTGATCTCTAAAAGCCATTTGATAGCCATTGTACACATGATTGATGTGTGGCGCACCGGCAAGAAAGATTCTTTTTTAACCAATTTACCTGTTGATAAAACTACCAGATAA
- a CDS encoding zinc-dependent metalloprotease: MKLISTILLAISLLSPRPVKAADEPMPFDKFLKKSMKVIPGTFPVYQDGARYFLEIASGDLNSDILVVGDIARGYANEVSQSSGVIRFSIGSNNNLNITKQIYQEAVSADLNPGMEKLVQESNLIPVSSVIHIEAQGKAKGSYIIDVTKQLMEGGDLFSFKDFSGLSRSDVNRSGVQGVKAMADGVVFSVLRTQTDTRQQSERSKVEEKANAYILSLVIQRLPQHKMQVREADPRIGFATVTYNDFGKNPYGVREVNVIKKWDLTVQKADLPKYRSGSLAEPAEPIQVFIDQATPDVYMPYLKQAVQEWNSAFAAAGFKNVFKINTNEDGSWLSSHKILIKWGNVHEQVSKNLLEDPRTGEILAAKMNISDLIADALMPAYFVACGLKDQRVIKSMNNPQLKGEILRWKAMQALGELLGLKPNLYASNAYTTTQIRSAGFLKKNSFTSSVTDDSQFNYAVQPDDQVPLSGLIPGISAYDRMAINWAYRIFPDQKALKAFESNISYDDAALRYVEANKDDPFTQPGNLASNQLDAVELGMKNIQALYPRLDKITGDMVGHDEDYADFVAIANAFQSAYNDYTKSLFMLIGGQSNRPVIRGYNEVPVVYVSKNEQQKAFDLMNTYLFSGVPDWMNNPRLRKSNSPPVENKFQRQVEIALSRLVSPVVIGNLIKAENANGNTEFTVQDLFNNLDHYIFKDFDATRPVDAYTRTLQATFVYNLAQAVNKDSFMAGLTDTNEVLHLYFVKTMNNINKLAETHTDAITRANYQLMKMKIEKEYLQK, translated from the coding sequence ATGAAATTAATATCCACCATATTATTAGCCATTAGCTTATTGAGCCCACGGCCTGTAAAAGCTGCCGACGAACCCATGCCTTTTGATAAGTTTTTGAAAAAAAGCATGAAGGTTATACCAGGTACTTTCCCCGTTTACCAGGATGGAGCACGTTATTTCCTGGAAATTGCATCCGGTGATCTGAACAGCGATATTTTAGTTGTTGGCGATATAGCCAGGGGCTACGCCAACGAGGTATCACAGTCTTCTGGCGTCATCAGGTTTAGCATAGGCTCAAACAATAACCTCAATATCACCAAACAGATTTACCAGGAAGCCGTATCGGCCGATCTGAACCCGGGCATGGAGAAATTGGTACAGGAATCCAACCTGATACCGGTTAGCTCTGTAATACACATAGAGGCCCAGGGAAAAGCAAAAGGAAGTTATATTATTGATGTAACCAAACAGTTGATGGAAGGCGGCGACCTGTTCTCTTTCAAAGACTTTTCGGGCTTAAGCCGGTCCGATGTTAACCGATCGGGCGTTCAGGGTGTGAAAGCCATGGCCGACGGGGTGGTGTTCAGCGTTTTGCGCACGCAAACGGATACCAGGCAGCAGTCCGAAAGATCGAAGGTAGAAGAGAAGGCTAATGCCTATATATTGAGCCTGGTGATACAGCGCTTGCCCCAGCATAAAATGCAGGTACGTGAGGCCGACCCCAGGATTGGCTTTGCAACCGTTACCTACAACGATTTTGGCAAAAATCCGTATGGCGTGCGCGAAGTGAATGTAATAAAGAAATGGGATCTCACGGTACAAAAAGCCGATCTGCCTAAATACCGCAGCGGCAGTTTGGCAGAGCCCGCGGAGCCTATTCAGGTATTTATTGATCAGGCTACGCCCGATGTTTATATGCCTTACCTTAAACAGGCTGTGCAGGAGTGGAACAGCGCTTTTGCAGCGGCAGGCTTTAAAAATGTGTTTAAAATTAACACCAACGAGGATGGCTCCTGGCTATCATCACATAAAATTTTAATTAAATGGGGTAATGTGCACGAGCAGGTATCAAAAAATTTGCTCGAGGACCCGCGTACCGGCGAGATCCTGGCTGCCAAAATGAACATCAGCGATTTGATTGCCGATGCCTTGATGCCTGCCTACTTTGTTGCTTGCGGGCTTAAAGACCAGCGGGTAATTAAAAGCATGAACAACCCGCAGCTAAAGGGCGAGATATTGCGTTGGAAAGCCATGCAGGCCCTGGGCGAATTGCTGGGCCTTAAACCAAACCTTTACGCCAGCAACGCTTATACTACTACGCAGATCAGGTCGGCAGGTTTTTTAAAGAAGAACAGCTTCACTTCTTCGGTAACCGATGATTCCCAGTTTAACTACGCCGTACAGCCTGACGACCAGGTGCCCCTGTCGGGATTGATCCCGGGGATCTCGGCTTATGACAGGATGGCCATCAACTGGGCTTACAGGATATTTCCGGATCAAAAAGCTTTAAAAGCTTTCGAATCCAATATTTCTTATGACGATGCCGCCCTGCGCTATGTAGAGGCTAACAAGGATGATCCTTTTACCCAACCAGGCAACCTGGCATCAAACCAGTTAGACGCCGTTGAGCTGGGTATGAAAAACATACAGGCCCTGTACCCGCGCCTTGACAAAATAACCGGCGATATGGTAGGGCATGATGAAGACTATGCCGATTTTGTAGCTATAGCCAATGCCTTTCAGTCGGCCTATAACGATTATACCAAAAGCCTGTTTATGCTGATCGGCGGGCAATCTAACCGTCCGGTTATCAGGGGATACAATGAAGTGCCGGTTGTTTATGTATCAAAAAATGAGCAGCAAAAAGCCTTCGACTTAATGAATACGTATCTGTTTAGCGGCGTGCCCGATTGGATGAACAACCCCAGGTTAAGAAAAAGCAACAGCCCGCCGGTAGAAAACAAGTTTCAGCGCCAGGTGGAAATCGCCTTAAGCAGGTTAGTGAGCCCGGTAGTGATTGGTAACCTCATTAAAGCGGAAAATGCGAATGGAAACACCGAGTTTACTGTGCAGGATCTGTTTAACAACCTTGATCACTACATATTTAAAGATTTTGATGCCACCCGCCCCGTTGATGCCTATACCCGAACGCTGCAGGCAACATTTGTATATAATTTGGCCCAGGCAGTAAATAAAGACTCGTTTATGGCGGGCCTTACCGACACTAACGAGGTGCTGCATTTGTACTTTGTTAAAACCATGAATAACATCAACAAACTGGCCGAAACTCATACCGACGCTATTACTCGCGCCAATTACCAGCTGATGAAAATGAAAATTGAGAAAGAATATCTTCAGAAATAA